The following DNA comes from Winogradskyella sp. PG-2.
AACATCTAATGCTATCAGAGTACCAGTTCCAAACGGTTCTTTAGCGATTTTAAGCTTAGAGTTAAAAAGCAAAACTACTGTAGAAAGCATGAATACCATTATGAAGAAATATGCTTTAGAAGGTGACTTGGTAGAACAAATAAAATACGAAATGAGTGATGAATTAGTGTCGAGTGACATCGTTGGTAGCTCAGCACCATCAATTTATGACAGTAAAGCCACTATTGTAAGAGCAGACGGTAAAAATGCCATACTATATATATGGTACGATAATGAATATGGATATAGCCATCAGGTTATAAGATTAGCGAAATATATTTCTAAGGTAAGACGCTATGCTTATTATTAGAATTCTTGGAAAAGAGAAAGTGAAAAATCTTGCCTTTTGGCAAGATTTTTTTGTTTCATAAAGCCAGGACATCCAGAATAAAAATTATTACGTATATAAAATGTCATTGTAATTGTATAAGTGCTATGTTTTTGATAATTTATTATTAAAATGTGCTTATAAAATTACTATCTTGGCACCTAATTAATCTAATAGAACCTAAATTAAGATTAGAATGAAATTAATCACCAAACTAGTTGTAGCTCTTATAGTTACCTTAAGTTTTCAAACCATCAAATCCCAAACTGCTAATAATGCAGAAGAAAAATTATCCCTCAATAGTGGAACCTTAGATAATCAGTTTGAATATGTTATCCGACGATCACCTAATTGGAGGGAATATAAGACTGTAAAGAAAATTTGGTTATATGCGTTAAAAGCACATACTCTAGATTCCTTAAAAGTTTTACAAAAACAACTTAGTGATACAAAAATCATTGTAAATACTAAACAAGGAGAAATTGATAATCTAAAAAATAATTTAAGTACTACGCAAACTGATTTAGCAACAACTAATGAAGAAAAGAATAATATGGCTTTATTAGGTATGCAGACCAGTAAAACAAATTATAATGTAATTATGTGGTCGATTATAAGTGTTTTACTTGCGATGTTATTACTTTTTATATATAAATTTAAAGGCAGTAATTCTGCCACGCGTCATGCAAAACATAAACTAAGTGAAGTAGAAGTAGAATTTGAAGAGCATAGACGAATAGCTTTAGAACGCGAGCAAAAAGTAAGACGTCAATTACAAGACGAGATTAATAAGCAAAAGTCTTAAAACTAAATCTAAAACAAAAAAGATCCGTGATTTATTTACGGATTTTTTGTGACTATTATTAAAACATACATAAGTTAACTCGAAAATTTATCGCTCATTTTTTATAACTATAAAGTATTAACTAACCAATCTTCCTAGTTTGAAGAATGATTTTATTTTTGGAAAGCTGAATAATATCTGTTAGTTTGTTGGCTATAAAAAGTATATTTATATTATAATTTTAAGTCTATGAATCCATCAGCTAGCGGCTGGATAAAAAAATTACTTAAACAGGTTTCTGAAACAATGTATTCGCAAACAGAAACTTCTGAGTTCTACAATAAATTAAAGCATGCAGGATTTATTTACGGAAGTAATATTAAGGTCGTTCTAGATATAGTTAAGACTATTGATTTCACTGAAGAAGAGCGTTGTAAAATCAATTTACTCCTCACCTACTATTATATCTACAAAAAGAAACAACCAAATGAAGGTTTTATAGATAATTTAATTAGATATTATAAATCTATTAGCGATCAAAAGCAGTCATTTTTTGAAGAGTTGTTTGGCGATAAAAAGCCAGATAGTTTGTTAGAGAAAATGATTCACAAACGTATTCATATTGATGATAATTTTATTTCAAAAAGCTTTAATTATTTTTTAATTAATGCTTTATTATTTGTCGATGTATTAGGGTATCAACGCTTTCTGAAAGATGAAAATAACATCAGAAACTATGTAAATAACCTAGAATCTGCTTTAGAGACTATTGTCTTTTCTGTTATTGATGCTAAGTCAAAAAAAACAGAGTACGATCACAATCTTATAAAGCTGTTCGAAGACTCTATACGTCATAAAAGTTCGGAGTTACCCTCTTATAAAGATGCTATAACTTTTATAAATGAACCACTCGAGAAGTTATATGTTATTGACCTAGTATGTATGGCGTCATGGACAGATATGGTGATTGATAAAGAAGAGCGTGAGTTTTTAAATCGATTAAAAACAGATTTAGCACTTAACAATGATAATATAAAACAATCTGTAGATGATATTAATGCATTTTACAACGAACATAAAGAGAATGTAGCCTTTTTAAAATCTAAGAACTTAGCTCAAAGTTTTTATGATAATAGTAGTAAAGTAGTTTCTAAACTCATAAAAAGAAATAGTAAACGACTCACTAGAGAATTGTTAGAAAGTAAAGAAGCAATGGCACTTTTAGCACAATCTACGCAACGTAATCTTACAGATGAGGAGCAGAAAAAAATTCAATCCCAGCTTTTAGACATTTTTAAGTCTATTCCAAGTTTGGCAATATTTATGTTACCTGGAGGTATGTTATTGTTGCCTTTGTTTGTAAAGTTTATTCCTAAAATATTGCCCTCTGCATTTGATGATAATAGAATAGAAGACGATTAACTTGTAACATAACTAATAAAATGATTACTAATAGATAACCACTTTTAAGTTTTTGCTATGATAACTAACTACTACACTTTACTAAAAATAGAGCAATCCACAACTTTATATGATATTAAAAAAGCATTTAGAAGAGAAATTGCAATTTATCACCCAGACAATAATAAATCTGAAGACGCAAAAGACAAATTCGAGTCATTAGTGGAAGCTTTTGATGTATTATCAGATACTGAAAAAAGAAAAACCTATGATGAGCTTCTAAATTATCAAGCTAAGACATGCAAACCGGTAGTTACTGAAGAACAAAAGGAAGTATATGAAGAATGGCAAAAAGAAGCTAAAACAAAGTCTAAAACATATAGAAAATCTACCCTAACGGAGCTATTACTTTTAGATATTTTTGCTGAAGCTAGTATTGAAGGCCTTTTTGTTGGCACAGAATCTTTAATAGAAGGGGCTGAGCCATTAATAGATGGGATTGGAGATGTCTTAGGTGATGTTATTGGTGGTATTTTTGATGATCTATAATTATTTTATTCTAACCAATTTTTAAAATCCTTTACACGTTCTCTAGCAACAATAATATCTTGCTCATTGAAACGACTCAGTTTTATTTGTAGACGCGAATTAGTATAGCTCACCATATCTTTAATAGCATTAATATTAACGTAGAATTTTCTGCTTACTCTAAAAAACACATACGGTTCTAACTCATCTTCTAACTGATCTAATGTTTGATCTAACAAGTAATTTCTTCCTTCATTAGTAAACGCATAGGTTCCTTTATTTTCACTATAAATACATTCTATGTCTTCTATGTTGATGAGCTTTAAATGTTGACCCACTTTTACTGAAAAACGTTTTTTGTATTCACGTTCAATTGGGTTAACCAACAGTTTTTTGATGTCGCTAAAATCTAAAGTAACCGATTGTTTTTGTGGTGCTCTATTTTCATATTTTTCTACCGCAATTTTTAAATCATCCTCATCAATAGGCTTCAATAAATAATCAATACTATTGAGTTTAAATGCCTGAAGCGCATATTCATCATAAGCAGTAGTGAAAATTATTGCTGACTTAATATCAATAGCTTCAAAGATTTCGAAAGAAAGACCATCACTTAACTGAATATCTAAAAAGATTAGATCAGGATGTTCAATATTTTGAAACCAATCGATAGACTCTTCTACAGAATGCAACATAGTTTCTGCTTCAACATCCAGAGATTTTAGCATACGCTGTAAGCGTCTTGCTGATGGTTTTTCGTCTTCTATTATAATTACATTCATACTATCTTAGATTTATTTTTTTTGCTTCTCTATTAATAATTTTACCTCCAAAAAAAACTGTGAAGAGTGTTGCTAAAACAATTACCCACCAAAATTGTTGCATATTGTTTACAAATCGGGTTCCTATTTCGGACCAAAACGCACAGTATAAACCTACAACAGACCAACTCATAAAATAAAAATGATAGCCAAACCAATTCTTTTTCTTTTTAATTGTTGGTAGTGTACCACCAATAATAGTAGCTAAACTCATAATAGCGAAAAAATGAAATATGCTAAACCCGTCAAAATTTATAATAAAGAATGAAGATATATTTATCAATAACATAGAAAAGACGTAAATATATCCTGAACGTTTATGAAACAGTGTTCCTTTTTTATTTAATAACACCATAGTTCCTGTTAGCATTGCTAATACTGCCAAAATAAAATGAAACCAACCTATATTACTATGTATAATATCATTTAAAAAATTCATTCCCAACGTTTTGTGACTTCCTCTTCCTCTTTTGTAAACTCTTTCATTTTTTTATCCTCCCAACTACTTTTAAAAAACAATCTTTCTTTAAAAACATTTAAACTATGAATGATTACAAAAACTGTCCAAGCTACAATAACACTTAAGTTTAAGCTTATAATATTATTCTTATATGATCCTTCATCTATAATGTAAAAGTTATATAATATGAGTACTATTGCGATGATATATAATGCTAAATGCATATAGAGTATTTTAACTCTCTTTAATTTCTTCTTGGCGTTAGCTAAAAGTTGTTGCTCTTTATCTAATTCCATAATACTATCTTTTTACAGCTTTACCATCTTTCCAAACTTTTTCAATTTTGTTAATGGCTTTTATATCTTCAGTTACATCTCCATCTATTAGAATTAAATCTGCGATATAACCTTCTTTTATAAATCCATACCTTTTTAAACCAAAAGCTTGAGTGATATTACTTGTTCCTGATTTAAGAACTTCAATTGTTGGTATACCAGACTCCAATATAAGCTCTAGTTCTTTGTATAAATCTGTACCATAATTGATACCTGCATTTGGTGGATCTGTGCCTGCAAGAATTGGAATTCCAGCTTCATACATCTTTTTTACTTGTGCTAAGAGTTGGGTTTTAGTTAAAAACTGTTCAGAAGTACTTCCCATAGTTTCAAAGACTTTAATTGTAGTTAATAAAGTAGGAATTACAAAAAATGATTGCTCTTTTGAAAGTTGTTTTAACTTTTCATCTTCTAACTCTTTATCCCACCAAATATGTGCCAAACCATCTGCTCCATTATAAATTACATTAACAGCATCCTCTAATCTACTAATATGTACAACAGCAATCTTTTTTGCTTTATGTGCTTCTTTTATAAGCTCAGAAACAGTCTCTATTGATAATGTTTTCTTCCAAGGTTCTAATATAATTTTAATATGATCAACGTTGGCCTTAACTCTATCAGCAATAAACTGTTTTGCGTCCTCTGGTTTAGTTAGTGTTGGTACAGGGAATCCAAATTGTGTTCCATGACCTTCTGGAGCGGTTGCTGCATAACCCGCAACGTAATATCTTGCATAGTTAGTAGAATCTTTAAGTTGACGCATAGCAGTTTGATAAGTTTCTACACCATGCATATCCATAACATTCAAGACTCCTGCCTTAACAGCTTCATTAAGTGATGGCAAAGCCCATGCATGCACGTGAGCATTAGATAAAGCTGGTATTAAGGTTTTACCTTTTCCATGAATAACTTCATCTTTATCAGATATTTTAATTGATTTTGAAACTTCTGTAACAAGGCCATTTACAACCTTTACAGAAGTAGATTGAATTACGTCTTCACCATCAAATACTTTTACATTTTTAATGACAAAACTATCTTGAGCGTTTAAAAATAGAAATGAGAATGAAACTAAGAATAGTAATATACTTTTCACTTTTTTACATTTTAAATTATTCCCAATTTTTACGTTCTTTATCCATATACTCTTCAACCTTACGTTTTTCCCAATCTTTTCCAAAGAAAAAGTCTGGTCCAAATACACCTATAAAGTGAAAGACTAATCCAATGCCCCAAAAAAATGCCGTAGCATAAGGACCAAATCCACTAAAGCCTACATTGACACCTATTAGGATGATTA
Coding sequences within:
- a CDS encoding LETM1-related biofilm-associated protein, yielding MNPSASGWIKKLLKQVSETMYSQTETSEFYNKLKHAGFIYGSNIKVVLDIVKTIDFTEEERCKINLLLTYYYIYKKKQPNEGFIDNLIRYYKSISDQKQSFFEELFGDKKPDSLLEKMIHKRIHIDDNFISKSFNYFLINALLFVDVLGYQRFLKDENNIRNYVNNLESALETIVFSVIDAKSKKTEYDHNLIKLFEDSIRHKSSELPSYKDAITFINEPLEKLYVIDLVCMASWTDMVIDKEEREFLNRLKTDLALNNDNIKQSVDDINAFYNEHKENVAFLKSKNLAQSFYDNSSKVVSKLIKRNSKRLTRELLESKEAMALLAQSTQRNLTDEEQKKIQSQLLDIFKSIPSLAIFMLPGGMLLLPLFVKFIPKILPSAFDDNRIEDD
- a CDS encoding J domain-containing protein, coding for MITNYYTLLKIEQSTTLYDIKKAFRREIAIYHPDNNKSEDAKDKFESLVEAFDVLSDTEKRKTYDELLNYQAKTCKPVVTEEQKEVYEEWQKEAKTKSKTYRKSTLTELLLLDIFAEASIEGLFVGTESLIEGAEPLIDGIGDVLGDVIGGIFDDL
- a CDS encoding LytR/AlgR family response regulator transcription factor is translated as MNVIIIEDEKPSARRLQRMLKSLDVEAETMLHSVEESIDWFQNIEHPDLIFLDIQLSDGLSFEIFEAIDIKSAIIFTTAYDEYALQAFKLNSIDYLLKPIDEDDLKIAVEKYENRAPQKQSVTLDFSDIKKLLVNPIEREYKKRFSVKVGQHLKLINIEDIECIYSENKGTYAFTNEGRNYLLDQTLDQLEDELEPYVFFRVSRKFYVNINAIKDMVSYTNSRLQIKLSRFNEQDIIVARERVKDFKNWLE
- a CDS encoding DUF2306 domain-containing protein — translated: MNFLNDIIHSNIGWFHFILAVLAMLTGTMVLLNKKGTLFHKRSGYIYVFSMLLINISSFFIINFDGFSIFHFFAIMSLATIIGGTLPTIKKKKNWFGYHFYFMSWSVVGLYCAFWSEIGTRFVNNMQQFWWVIVLATLFTVFFGGKIINREAKKINLR
- a CDS encoding 2TM domain-containing protein, giving the protein MELDKEQQLLANAKKKLKRVKILYMHLALYIIAIVLILYNFYIIDEGSYKNNIISLNLSVIVAWTVFVIIHSLNVFKERLFFKSSWEDKKMKEFTKEEEEVTKRWE
- a CDS encoding amidohydrolase family protein, with product MKSILLFLVSFSFLFLNAQDSFVIKNVKVFDGEDVIQSTSVKVVNGLVTEVSKSIKISDKDEVIHGKGKTLIPALSNAHVHAWALPSLNEAVKAGVLNVMDMHGVETYQTAMRQLKDSTNYARYYVAGYAATAPEGHGTQFGFPVPTLTKPEDAKQFIADRVKANVDHIKIILEPWKKTLSIETVSELIKEAHKAKKIAVVHISRLEDAVNVIYNGADGLAHIWWDKELEDEKLKQLSKEQSFFVIPTLLTTIKVFETMGSTSEQFLTKTQLLAQVKKMYEAGIPILAGTDPPNAGINYGTDLYKELELILESGIPTIEVLKSGTSNITQAFGLKRYGFIKEGYIADLILIDGDVTEDIKAINKIEKVWKDGKAVKR
- a CDS encoding 2TM domain-containing protein produces the protein MEKYSIEPYKEKDEVSDFRKEEAYLRAKKKVDSLIGFYWHLAAYVVVNLFLIILIGVNVGFSGFGPYATAFFWGIGLVFHFIGVFGPDFFFGKDWEKRKVEEYMDKERKNWE